Within the candidate division KSB1 bacterium genome, the region GGATTATGCGCCGGTGCCAGCTCGGCAAAGTCCTCCATGGCCTGGAGCACCTCGTCAGTCAAAAGCACCGACCCGCTCAGTTCGCCTGCCTGTACGGTCTTGAAACCTACGCCGTCGATCTCTCTCACACTTCCCAGCACCTGATGCGGCGGGCTAGTCAGGAAGGACAGCGCCTCCTGCACCGCCTCGCGGTGGTTGGCAACCGCCGCGGTCATCCGGGCGACCTGGGCGCCTGCCACCCAGTAGGTAATGGTGGCCTCCGTGGAGCCGATCCTTTCCACATGGCCACGCGCCCGCTCCATTTCGGCGGGCATCTCCAAGAGCTGAAACTTGAGGCTGGTTGAGCCGATGTTGCAGATGATGAGATTCACTGCTGATCCTTTCCTTGGCCTTGTGCAACAGTCAGGGACGATGAAAGAGGACCTCTGCAGGAATGGGTTGCTTTTCTATTCCAGGCCCGGTCCAGAAGACCTGGAGGACGTCGCCTCCTGTCCTTTCAAAAAAGGTGACCGTGATGGGGTGAAACCCTGCTGCCAAGGCGATCGCGCCGCTGCGCTCCAGCGCGCTGTGGAGCCCGTCGTTGTCTACGACCAGTTGCCCGGCGATGGACAGGCTGCTGCCATCGTCGGAAACGGTGAAGAAGCGGTACACGCCATCTCGCGGCACGCGCAGGAAGCCGGTATAGCGAAAGGCAAAGTGCTCGGTTGTGTCTCGCGGGGCAAAGTCGAATCCGGAGACCGTGCCCGATTTGACGGGAGTGAGCGAGTCAAAGTCTGGAAGAGCGTCCCAGACGCCGTGGTAAAAGTCGTAGTGCAACCCGCTGGCAAGGCCGGCAACGCGCGCCGGAGGAAGAGGAGGCACTTTCAAGA harbors:
- a CDS encoding PA14 domain-containing protein; the encoded protein is TTDGTDPTASSPLAGEALWLTQTATVKARCFRGKKPLSAVSQADFLKVPPLPPARVAGLASGLHYDFYHGVWDALPDFDSLTPVKSGTVSGFDFAPRDTTEHFAFRYTGFLRVPRDGVYRFFTVSDDGSSLSIAGQLVVDNDGLHSALERSGAIALAAGFHPITVTFFERTGGDVLQVFWTGPGIEKQPIPAEVLFHRP